A DNA window from Haloactinospora alba contains the following coding sequences:
- a CDS encoding class I SAM-dependent methyltransferase, translating into MERGEELLAPSGREVAREWASRSMRDGLARVMRASQPEELNEGVTRETARVLGEFAETARREMGRPPASALEVGCGIGRLTPTVAELAQHVTAVDMTPRMLDLARERCASLDNVEFRTGRAEQRPWGEARFDIGVSVWVLMHVLDEEGIAAACRSLAESCRYLVLIEYERAHVPVSKWSRLRGLDEYLALMPGARVVRRTWLDYGGDRSVAALLGFHPAS; encoded by the coding sequence GTGGAACGCGGTGAGGAGCTGCTCGCTCCGAGTGGCCGGGAGGTGGCCCGGGAGTGGGCCAGCAGGTCCATGCGCGACGGGCTGGCACGGGTCATGCGTGCCTCGCAGCCGGAGGAGCTGAACGAGGGAGTGACGCGCGAGACCGCGCGTGTCCTCGGGGAGTTCGCGGAGACCGCGCGCCGTGAGATGGGGCGTCCGCCGGCCTCCGCCCTGGAGGTGGGGTGCGGTATCGGCAGGCTCACGCCCACGGTGGCTGAGCTGGCCCAGCACGTGACGGCCGTCGACATGACACCGCGGATGCTCGACCTGGCCCGGGAGCGCTGCGCGTCGCTGGACAACGTGGAGTTCCGGACAGGACGCGCGGAGCAGCGCCCCTGGGGCGAGGCGCGGTTCGACATCGGCGTGTCCGTCTGGGTCCTCATGCACGTGCTCGATGAGGAGGGGATCGCCGCGGCGTGCCGCTCACTCGCGGAGTCCTGCCGCTACCTCGTCCTGATCGAGTACGAGCGCGCCCACGTTCCGGTCAGCAAGTGGTCGCGGCTGCGCGGCCTCGACGAGTACCTGGCCCTGATGCCCGGCGCGCGCGTCGTGCGCCGGACCTGGCTGGATTACGGAGGCGACCGTTCCGTCGCCGCCCTGCTGGGGTTCCACCCCGCTTCGTGA
- a CDS encoding thioesterase II family protein, translating to MNPQPRNWFRSWSPADSAASSRLVCLPHAGGTPDYFRSWGGSAPSGVELLAACYPGRQHRLDEPHPPSLEALADDIAEALRALPPLPVVLFGHSMGAAVAYEVARRLERDSGEDPLLLAVSAHGAPHHAWRSRITDDTDLLAEVRRLGGTDADVLRDPEMRELVLHPLRCDYRLLEAYAPPRPVPVRGPIAAYVGREDPRVTVEDMRGWSSYTSSDFTPVALPGGHFHDPTTADTLVGDLTTRTAHLRRAGAPSR from the coding sequence ATGAACCCGCAGCCTCGGAACTGGTTCCGCTCGTGGAGCCCCGCGGACAGCGCCGCCTCGTCACGCCTGGTCTGCCTGCCCCACGCGGGCGGCACCCCGGACTACTTCCGGTCCTGGGGCGGGTCCGCACCGAGCGGTGTCGAGCTTCTGGCCGCCTGCTACCCCGGGCGCCAGCACCGGCTGGACGAACCGCACCCCCCGTCGCTGGAGGCACTCGCCGACGACATCGCCGAGGCCCTGCGCGCGCTTCCGCCGCTGCCCGTCGTGCTGTTCGGGCACAGCATGGGCGCGGCCGTGGCCTACGAGGTGGCCCGGCGCCTCGAACGGGACAGCGGGGAGGACCCCCTCCTGCTCGCCGTCTCCGCCCACGGCGCGCCCCACCACGCGTGGCGGTCCCGCATCACCGACGACACCGACCTCCTGGCCGAGGTGCGGCGGCTGGGCGGCACGGATGCCGACGTCCTGCGCGACCCGGAGATGCGCGAACTCGTCCTGCACCCGCTCCGGTGCGACTACAGGCTGCTCGAGGCGTACGCGCCGCCGCGCCCCGTTCCAGTACGCGGACCGATCGCCGCCTACGTCGGGCGCGAGGACCCGAGGGTCACGGTCGAGGACATGCGGGGCTGGTCCTCCTACACGAGCAGCGACTTCACGCCGGTCGCCCTGCCCGGCGGGCACTTCCACGACCCGACGACCGCGGACACGCTGGTCGGGGACCTCACCACCAGGACCGCGCACCTACGGCGGGCCGGTGCGCCGTCACGCTAG
- a CDS encoding non-ribosomal peptide synthetase, which produces MTGGHTLLGDWARAAPERTALVQGDRCLTYSQLDAASDRLARDLRAAGAGDESVVGLHLDRSVELVIAVLGIWKAGAAYTPLVGDDPRSRRMTVLSDTGCSLMVVAQEHVDPDLAAKLRVLDVRKPCSAEPYHHGDVSGDQLAYVLYTSGSTGAPKGALVEHRGVVNLARALAEEFGDLDGARVFQFAPVTFDAWVWELAMSVLNGGTLCIPETRGELSGAELARQLRLYDTTHLSAAASLLRSLPVEDPPPVRTLVSGGEPLARELVERWADRVRVFNAYGPTEVTVGATLARCFPGEPKPAIGRPLRGVAVRLLDEAGAPVPPGAAGEIHLGGVQVARGYLARPELTAERFHAGPDGDPPGRWFRTGDLAVWRPDGQLDFVGRADRQLNVHGFRIEPVEVEHALCRHPRVTAAAVTSRSDADGAQQLVAYLHTPGGEQLPVPELRRVARETLPAHMVPSVYVAVAGLPLTAHGKVDHSALPEPGSQRPPLGYDFVPPRGETEERMARLWERLLGVTGIGADDEFADLGGTSMHLVQLRKEIQQLWGVPLPLRDLSRTRTVRRLSAHLDSTEPTASEQTASNGPAIRAARRGVTARIRTRRQSGPDS; this is translated from the coding sequence GTGACCGGTGGGCATACTCTCCTCGGGGACTGGGCCCGGGCGGCCCCGGAACGGACCGCGCTGGTCCAGGGCGACCGCTGTCTCACCTACTCCCAGCTCGACGCCGCCTCCGACCGGTTGGCCCGCGACCTGCGCGCCGCGGGCGCGGGCGACGAGAGCGTCGTCGGTCTCCACCTCGACCGGTCGGTGGAACTCGTCATCGCGGTCCTGGGCATCTGGAAAGCCGGCGCGGCCTACACCCCGCTGGTTGGGGACGACCCCCGCTCCCGGCGGATGACCGTCCTCTCCGACACCGGGTGCTCCCTGATGGTCGTGGCCCAGGAACACGTCGACCCCGACCTCGCCGCGAAGCTGCGGGTTCTCGACGTCCGGAAACCGTGCAGCGCCGAGCCGTACCACCACGGCGACGTCAGCGGGGACCAGCTCGCCTACGTGCTGTACACCTCGGGGTCGACGGGAGCCCCGAAGGGCGCCCTCGTGGAACACCGCGGGGTGGTGAACCTGGCCCGCGCCCTCGCCGAGGAGTTCGGCGACCTCGACGGCGCCCGGGTGTTCCAGTTCGCTCCGGTCACGTTCGACGCGTGGGTGTGGGAACTCGCGATGAGCGTGCTCAATGGCGGCACGCTCTGCATCCCCGAAACACGCGGCGAGCTGTCGGGAGCGGAGCTCGCCCGCCAGTTGCGGCTGTACGACACGACGCACCTGTCCGCCGCCGCGTCGCTGCTGCGGTCACTGCCCGTCGAGGACCCCCCTCCCGTCCGGACGCTGGTCTCGGGAGGGGAGCCGCTGGCACGCGAACTCGTGGAGCGGTGGGCCGACCGCGTCCGGGTGTTCAACGCCTACGGCCCCACCGAGGTCACCGTGGGAGCCACACTGGCGCGGTGTTTCCCGGGCGAGCCGAAACCGGCGATCGGACGCCCGCTGCGCGGGGTGGCGGTACGTCTGCTCGACGAGGCGGGAGCGCCGGTACCGCCCGGGGCGGCCGGAGAGATCCACCTCGGCGGGGTGCAGGTCGCCCGGGGCTACCTCGCACGCCCCGAGCTGACCGCCGAACGGTTCCACGCCGGCCCCGACGGCGACCCGCCCGGACGATGGTTCCGGACAGGCGACCTGGCCGTGTGGCGGCCGGACGGACAACTCGATTTCGTCGGACGGGCGGACCGCCAGCTCAACGTGCACGGTTTCCGCATCGAACCGGTCGAGGTCGAGCACGCGCTCTGCCGCCACCCCCGGGTGACCGCGGCGGCCGTCACGTCCCGCAGCGACGCGGACGGTGCGCAGCAGCTGGTGGCGTACCTGCACACACCGGGAGGTGAACAGCTCCCCGTCCCCGAGCTGCGACGTGTCGCCCGCGAGACCCTCCCGGCGCACATGGTGCCCTCGGTCTACGTGGCTGTCGCCGGCCTGCCGCTGACGGCCCACGGAAAGGTCGACCACTCGGCGCTTCCGGAACCGGGGTCGCAGCGTCCCCCGCTCGGCTACGACTTCGTCCCGCCCCGCGGGGAGACCGAGGAGCGGATGGCGCGCCTGTGGGAGCGGCTGCTGGGGGTCACGGGCATCGGCGCCGACGACGAGTTCGCCGACCTCGGGGGGACGTCGATGCACCTCGTCCAGCTCCGGAAGGAGATCCAGCAGCTGTGGGGAGTCCCCCTCCCCCTCAGGGACCTCTCCCGGACACGCACGGTGCGGCGGCTGAGCGCGCACCTCGACTCGACAGAACCGACGGCCTCCGAACAAACGGCGTCGAACGGCCCCGCGATCAGGGCCGCGCGGCGCGGTGTCACCGCCCGTATCCGCACGCGACGCCAGTCAGGACCAGACTCATGA
- a CDS encoding terpene synthase family protein: MSVQPDRTIQYELPRLECGPWAVNPHYDDEYQAAMDEWCFPFFEGASWMSGRTDYYRESKLHLGIALIYPEADRERLDTWVKWNGLLCLCDDAVETAWARNDGATGTSVTIWDRINAMIARGREAGASPWELTDDALLAKIVELTFEIRSWLPSDAGEQFLDTVRDGFQSMTRKDQHRAAMPSLIDMTMAEYLRYRDTTYFTDIFFLGAAPMSGLEVPSGFFRDPALQRALAPAARHLFLMNDLYSFRREYVYHQENLTSLVHPVTLRVFNEGYSWQEAIDDLVAMITTAGKEYAAARDEWVATTDFPQADRYARALDLLLGGNHRFHQVSRRYHLDGETADSVVCDPEHIGYF; this comes from the coding sequence GTGAGTGTCCAGCCCGACAGGACGATCCAGTACGAACTCCCCCGGCTCGAATGCGGTCCGTGGGCGGTCAACCCGCACTACGACGACGAGTACCAGGCGGCCATGGACGAGTGGTGCTTCCCCTTCTTCGAGGGCGCCTCGTGGATGTCGGGCAGAACCGACTACTACCGCGAGTCGAAGCTGCACCTCGGGATCGCTCTCATCTACCCCGAGGCGGACAGGGAGCGCCTGGACACGTGGGTGAAGTGGAACGGCCTGCTCTGCCTGTGCGACGACGCGGTCGAGACCGCGTGGGCCAGGAACGACGGAGCGACCGGGACGAGCGTGACCATATGGGACCGGATCAACGCGATGATCGCCCGCGGCCGGGAGGCCGGTGCGTCCCCGTGGGAGCTCACCGATGACGCGCTGCTGGCGAAGATCGTCGAGCTGACCTTCGAGATCCGCTCGTGGCTCCCGTCCGACGCCGGGGAACAGTTCCTGGACACAGTCCGGGACGGTTTCCAGAGCATGACGCGCAAGGACCAGCACCGCGCCGCCATGCCGTCCCTGATCGACATGACCATGGCGGAGTACCTGCGTTACAGGGACACGACGTACTTCACCGACATCTTCTTCCTCGGCGCTGCCCCCATGTCCGGACTGGAGGTGCCGTCGGGCTTCTTCCGGGACCCCGCCCTCCAGCGCGCGCTCGCCCCCGCCGCGCGTCACCTCTTCCTGATGAACGACCTCTACTCGTTCCGGCGCGAGTACGTCTACCACCAGGAGAACCTCACCTCGCTGGTGCACCCTGTCACGCTCCGCGTGTTCAACGAGGGCTACTCCTGGCAGGAGGCGATCGACGACCTCGTCGCGATGATCACGACGGCCGGGAAGGAGTACGCCGCCGCCCGGGACGAGTGGGTGGCGACGACGGATTTCCCGCAGGCGGACAGGTACGCACGCGCCCTCGACCTGCTGCTCGGCGGCAACCACCGTTTCCACCAGGTCTCCCGGCGCTACCACCTCGACGGCGAGACCGCCGACTCGGTGGTGTGCGACCCCGAACACATCGGTTACTTCTGA
- a CDS encoding S9 family peptidase — MPENAPYGTWVSAVTSDDAVATSSLPQWVEAEEGHVWWTQRRPEEDGRVALLRLREDTGRVEEALPAPWSVRNRVHEYGGRPWCLLPPDAASRLVFTEWSDQRLYAASPGAAAPDPVPLTPRAELPHTTRYADPVAGPGGDEVWCVRETVYGGRRTDVSRDAVAVPLSGEAVGDPSRQRVLADNHHFLSSPRPSPDGRHLAWLGWDHPAMPWDGTLLYVAPLDGAGGVGPARVLAGGPCEAVCQFAWDGPDSLLALSDPDGWWNLYRIGLDRTRRNLAPCAEELGGPLWQLGSRWFSPLGAGRYAVVRSGRLAVLDEGTSTVRDLDTAFPSWEPDITTRRGGEVIGVAASPRQRHTVVRADTRSRCRAELSRPPRRSPDPAYLPVPHERRFAGPEGEPVPALVYPPHNPEYRAPAGELPPFLVHVHGGPTGRAAPELRADIAYFTSRGIGVVAVNHGGSTGYGRRFRNRLRGQWGVVDVADCARVARALAREGTADLRRIAIRGGSSGGWTAAVALTSTDVFRCGTLMFPLLDPLAAAAGGTHDFESRYLDSLIGPLPECRDRYVERSPVTNARRAAGPVLLLQGEKDEICPPEHARRLRAALDEHGLPCVYRAFPEEGHGFRKADSIREALEAELSFYAQQFGFDAAV, encoded by the coding sequence ATGCCGGAGAACGCACCGTACGGCACCTGGGTCTCGGCCGTCACCAGTGACGACGCGGTGGCGACGAGCAGTCTGCCCCAGTGGGTCGAGGCGGAGGAGGGCCACGTGTGGTGGACGCAGCGCAGGCCCGAGGAGGACGGTCGGGTGGCCCTGTTACGGCTCCGGGAGGACACGGGCCGGGTCGAGGAGGCGCTGCCCGCACCGTGGAGCGTCCGCAACCGGGTGCACGAGTACGGCGGGCGGCCGTGGTGCCTGCTGCCCCCGGACGCGGCGAGCCGGCTGGTTTTCACCGAGTGGTCCGACCAGCGGCTGTACGCGGCGAGTCCGGGAGCGGCGGCCCCGGACCCCGTCCCGCTCACTCCCCGCGCGGAGCTACCGCACACGACCCGCTACGCCGACCCCGTCGCGGGTCCGGGCGGGGACGAGGTCTGGTGCGTACGCGAAACCGTGTACGGCGGCCGGCGGACGGACGTCAGCCGCGACGCCGTCGCCGTCCCCCTCTCGGGGGAGGCCGTCGGCGACCCCTCGCGGCAGCGTGTGCTGGCCGACAACCACCACTTCCTGAGCTCCCCGAGACCGAGCCCGGACGGGCGCCACCTCGCGTGGCTGGGCTGGGACCACCCGGCGATGCCCTGGGACGGCACGCTGCTGTACGTCGCCCCCCTGGACGGCGCGGGCGGCGTCGGCCCCGCCCGGGTCCTGGCGGGAGGTCCCTGTGAGGCGGTCTGCCAGTTCGCGTGGGACGGACCCGACTCGCTGCTGGCCCTGTCCGACCCCGACGGCTGGTGGAACCTGTACCGGATCGGCCTCGACCGGACGCGCCGCAACCTCGCCCCCTGCGCGGAGGAACTGGGCGGTCCGCTCTGGCAGCTGGGAAGCCGCTGGTTCTCCCCCCTGGGGGCGGGGCGCTACGCCGTGGTGCGTTCGGGGAGGTTGGCGGTCCTCGACGAGGGCACGTCGACGGTCCGCGACCTGGACACCGCCTTCCCGTCCTGGGAGCCGGACATCACCACGCGCCGCGGCGGGGAGGTCATCGGGGTGGCGGCGTCCCCCCGGCAGAGACACACCGTGGTGCGCGCGGACACACGTTCCCGGTGCCGCGCGGAGCTCTCCCGGCCGCCGCGGCGCTCGCCCGACCCGGCGTACCTGCCCGTTCCGCACGAACGCCGCTTCGCGGGGCCGGAGGGGGAGCCGGTCCCCGCGCTCGTGTACCCGCCGCACAATCCGGAGTACCGGGCCCCGGCGGGGGAGCTCCCTCCCTTCCTGGTCCACGTGCACGGCGGGCCGACCGGCCGCGCCGCCCCCGAGCTCCGGGCGGACATCGCCTACTTCACCAGTCGCGGGATCGGCGTCGTCGCCGTGAACCACGGCGGGTCGACCGGGTACGGGAGGCGGTTCCGCAACCGGCTGCGCGGCCAGTGGGGGGTCGTCGACGTCGCGGACTGCGCCCGCGTCGCCCGCGCCCTCGCTCGGGAGGGGACGGCCGACCTCCGGCGGATCGCCATACGCGGCGGCAGCTCCGGGGGCTGGACCGCCGCCGTGGCGCTGACGTCGACCGACGTCTTCCGCTGCGGAACGCTCATGTTCCCGCTGCTCGATCCCCTGGCCGCCGCCGCGGGTGGAACCCACGACTTCGAGTCCCGCTACCTCGACAGCCTCATCGGCCCTCTTCCGGAGTGCCGGGATCGTTACGTGGAGCGCTCGCCCGTCACGAACGCCCGGCGGGCGGCCGGACCGGTTCTGCTGCTGCAGGGGGAGAAGGACGAGATCTGTCCGCCGGAGCACGCCCGGCGTCTGAGAGCCGCGTTGGACGAGCACGGGCTTCCGTGCGTCTACCGCGCTTTTCCCGAGGAGGGGCACGGGTTCCGGAAGGCGGACTCGATCAGGGAGGCGCTGGAGGCCGAGCTGTCGTTCTACGCCCAGCAGTTCGGGTTCGACGCCGCGGTCTAG
- a CDS encoding type I polyketide synthase, with protein sequence MTNEDSLELAIVGIACRYPGAPDVESYWNVISEGREALSRFTPEELTAAGTDPDRMRHPGFVPAGGVLPSGEYFDSGFFGYSARDAATMDPQQRIFLESAWHALEDAGHAPDAFDGAIGVYAGQSIGTHRDRDLGSFLGTADQLLLSADDKDFLSTRVAHKLGLTGPALTVQTACSTSLVAVHTAGQALLHHDCDMALAGGVSWSPLRRHGYLREAGDVWSADGRMRPFDADASGYVPADGLGIVVLRRLADALDDGDRVYAVVKGSAVNNDGSDKISFYAPSAAGQQQAVTTALATADTPPETIGYVESHGTATALGDLVEFSALSESYRTRQPHTGHRGLGSVKANIGHTDAAAGVAGVIKTALMLHHRFVPACPTFSTPHPDLDAGSSPFTLDLTAGPWQQGPHPRRAAVNSSGIGGTNAHLVLEEAPPRPEPTPGWPWQLVCLSARDQDALSRSQREFASACAKRPDTDLADIAATLSSGRASLPERACGVFRDTGQAARTSEHPSGSWWYRGESSLPAPEQTVVMFPGAGPQYRGMARDLYARTRVFGECVDECLAALPEGLRDSVREAVLADDTTVNGPLEEPTVAMPALFITEVATFRLLRSLDLAPTALLGHSFGEYAAAHVAGVFTLADALSVLVRRAELLATHAPGAMVSVAASPEKVQEFLDDDTSVAAVNGPELCVVSGVARAVDALADRLERYGTECRRLPVSLAAHSPLVDAALPEFRALLETVPLRRPDVPVVSNLSGRTVTDEIARPEYWVAHMREPVRFRDGLEHIFSWRSTALVEAGPGSTLADLARAQRTDPAHRVVATGRARGDSRTDDAVFLEAVGRLWSERAGITPSRLFEGQRRRRTPVLRYGFTPEYHPCRGGAGQSPASGPAPSPAGETSPTGLYGVSWGRVVAPRRATAVRADRFRWVLFSDGSSTARQVGDTLRKHGAAHTVVIGDGAFRWFSDERVGIDGASPEHHAAVLDRARESGLPLRVIDFRAAQDDPALRGLRGIAHGLGQDATADGLCVVTRGAHNVTGAERLSPHAAGAAAAARTLTAELGVVTRHVDLDPHPCGPASTEAACTAVLRAFDLPSREDPVVLRGGHRWQRRFLPVSAQADTEPAVRTGGVYVVTGGLGGVGAHLAEHLARGYGARLVLVSRSAEDDESSSARGHGTAWYHRLGTDVLVRRGDVCDADRMTAVLREAVQRLGRVDGVVHAAGTPSGGLVQFLGDADVHAGLRAKRDGAHAITSALLRAEVRPDFVVHFSSLAAFAGAPGLACYSAGNAYLDAYAAQLSRESGTRTLSVNWDRWRGVGMAEGMEQRHREVTGESLTGGMRPTDALRAFDAALADAAAEQVVASAEHPDRLVHPATDGSAPEEAEPPSRTAAPDTATPSPPESSSREGTEQCLLRVWEDVLGVSGIEVHDSFFDLGGHSLTALQVTRQCRDRFGIELTARTLFTEPTIAGLARVLSTGGTA encoded by the coding sequence ATGACCAACGAAGACAGCCTGGAACTCGCGATCGTGGGGATCGCCTGCCGCTATCCCGGCGCCCCGGACGTCGAGAGCTACTGGAACGTCATCAGCGAGGGACGGGAGGCGCTGTCCCGCTTCACCCCGGAGGAGCTCACGGCCGCGGGGACCGACCCCGACCGGATGCGGCACCCCGGGTTCGTCCCCGCCGGAGGGGTACTCCCCTCCGGGGAGTACTTCGACTCGGGATTCTTCGGGTACTCCGCCCGGGACGCCGCCACCATGGACCCCCAACAGCGCATCTTCCTCGAGTCGGCGTGGCACGCTCTGGAGGACGCGGGGCACGCCCCCGACGCGTTCGACGGTGCCATCGGCGTCTACGCCGGACAGAGCATCGGGACCCACCGCGACCGCGACCTGGGCAGTTTCCTCGGCACCGCCGACCAGCTGCTGCTGTCCGCGGACGACAAGGACTTCCTGTCGACCCGTGTGGCGCACAAGCTCGGACTCACCGGCCCGGCCCTCACCGTCCAGACCGCGTGCTCCACCTCCCTGGTCGCCGTGCACACGGCGGGCCAGGCGCTGTTGCACCACGACTGCGACATGGCGCTGGCGGGCGGGGTCTCCTGGAGCCCGCTGCGCCGCCACGGCTACCTCCGCGAAGCCGGCGACGTGTGGTCCGCGGATGGCCGCATGCGACCGTTCGACGCCGACGCGTCCGGGTACGTGCCCGCCGACGGGCTGGGCATCGTCGTGCTCCGGCGGCTCGCCGACGCGCTCGACGACGGCGACCGCGTCTACGCGGTCGTCAAGGGCAGCGCCGTCAACAACGACGGCTCGGACAAGATCAGTTTCTACGCGCCCAGCGCCGCCGGGCAGCAGCAGGCGGTCACCACCGCGTTGGCGACCGCCGACACACCGCCGGAGACGATCGGATACGTCGAGTCCCACGGGACCGCCACCGCCCTCGGGGACCTCGTCGAGTTCTCGGCGCTGTCCGAGTCCTACCGGACCAGGCAGCCGCACACCGGGCACCGCGGCCTCGGGTCGGTCAAGGCCAACATCGGCCACACCGACGCGGCCGCCGGTGTCGCGGGGGTCATCAAGACCGCGCTCATGCTCCACCACCGGTTCGTGCCGGCCTGTCCGACGTTCTCGACCCCCCACCCCGACCTCGACGCCGGGTCGAGCCCGTTCACCCTCGATCTCACGGCCGGCCCCTGGCAGCAGGGGCCGCATCCGCGCCGGGCCGCGGTGAACTCCTCCGGTATCGGCGGCACCAACGCCCACCTCGTCCTGGAGGAGGCCCCGCCGCGGCCGGAGCCCACCCCCGGGTGGCCCTGGCAGCTGGTCTGCCTCTCGGCTCGGGACCAGGATGCCCTGTCGCGCAGCCAGCGGGAGTTCGCCTCGGCGTGCGCGAAACGGCCCGACACCGACCTGGCCGACATCGCCGCGACGCTGTCCTCCGGACGGGCCTCCCTGCCCGAACGCGCCTGCGGCGTGTTCCGCGACACGGGACAGGCGGCGCGCACGTCCGAGCACCCCTCCGGGAGCTGGTGGTACCGGGGCGAGTCGTCCCTGCCCGCACCGGAACAGACGGTGGTCATGTTCCCCGGTGCCGGCCCGCAGTACCGCGGGATGGCCCGGGACCTGTACGCGCGGACGCGTGTGTTCGGCGAGTGCGTCGACGAGTGCCTGGCCGCCCTGCCCGAGGGCCTCCGCGACAGCGTGCGCGAGGCGGTCCTGGCCGACGACACCACGGTCAACGGCCCCCTCGAGGAACCCACCGTCGCGATGCCGGCCCTGTTCATCACCGAGGTGGCCACGTTCCGGCTGCTGCGTTCCCTCGACCTGGCCCCGACGGCGCTGTTGGGGCACAGCTTCGGTGAGTACGCCGCCGCCCACGTGGCGGGCGTGTTCACGTTGGCCGACGCGCTCTCGGTCCTGGTCCGGCGCGCCGAGCTGCTGGCGACGCACGCGCCGGGGGCCATGGTCAGCGTCGCCGCCTCCCCGGAGAAGGTGCAGGAGTTCCTGGACGACGACACGTCCGTGGCGGCGGTCAACGGCCCCGAACTGTGCGTGGTGTCCGGCGTGGCACGGGCCGTGGACGCGCTGGCGGACCGGCTGGAACGGTACGGGACGGAGTGCCGGCGGCTTCCGGTGTCCCTGGCCGCGCACTCACCACTCGTCGACGCCGCGCTGCCGGAGTTCCGAGCGCTGCTGGAGACGGTTCCCCTGCGGCGGCCGGACGTTCCGGTGGTGTCGAACCTGTCGGGCCGCACGGTCACCGATGAGATCGCCCGTCCCGAGTACTGGGTCGCCCACATGCGCGAGCCCGTCCGGTTCCGCGACGGGCTCGAACACATCTTCTCCTGGCGCAGCACCGCGCTGGTGGAGGCGGGTCCCGGGAGCACACTGGCGGACCTGGCGCGCGCCCAACGGACGGACCCCGCCCACCGCGTGGTGGCCACCGGCCGGGCTCGCGGCGACAGCCGGACCGACGACGCGGTCTTCCTCGAGGCGGTGGGCCGCCTCTGGAGCGAACGGGCGGGAATCACACCGTCCCGGCTGTTCGAGGGGCAGCGGCGCCGCCGCACCCCCGTGCTCCGGTACGGGTTCACGCCCGAGTACCACCCCTGCCGGGGCGGCGCCGGGCAGAGCCCGGCGTCGGGTCCGGCGCCGAGTCCGGCCGGGGAAACCTCGCCCACCGGGCTCTACGGGGTCTCGTGGGGGCGCGTCGTCGCGCCGAGGCGGGCGACGGCGGTCCGAGCGGACCGGTTCCGCTGGGTCCTGTTCTCCGACGGGTCGTCGACCGCCCGGCAGGTCGGCGACACTCTCCGGAAGCACGGCGCCGCGCACACCGTCGTGATCGGCGACGGCGCGTTCCGGTGGTTCTCCGACGAGCGGGTGGGGATCGACGGGGCCTCTCCCGAGCACCACGCGGCGGTCCTCGACAGGGCCCGGGAGTCGGGGCTTCCCCTGCGGGTCATCGACTTCCGCGCGGCGCAGGACGATCCGGCCCTGCGGGGACTGCGCGGGATCGCCCACGGACTGGGGCAGGACGCCACCGCGGACGGGTTGTGCGTGGTTACGCGGGGAGCCCACAACGTGACCGGTGCCGAACGGCTCTCCCCCCACGCCGCGGGCGCCGCCGCGGCCGCCCGGACCCTGACGGCCGAGCTGGGAGTGGTCACGCGCCATGTCGACCTCGACCCGCACCCGTGCGGGCCCGCGTCGACGGAGGCGGCGTGCACCGCCGTGCTCCGCGCGTTCGACCTCCCCTCCCGCGAGGACCCGGTCGTCCTCCGCGGCGGCCACCGGTGGCAGCGGCGGTTCCTGCCGGTCAGCGCGCAGGCGGACACCGAACCGGCGGTGCGGACCGGCGGAGTGTACGTCGTCACGGGGGGTCTCGGAGGTGTCGGTGCGCACCTCGCCGAGCACCTCGCGCGCGGTTACGGCGCCAGGCTCGTGCTCGTCTCCCGCAGCGCGGAGGACGACGAGTCGTCCTCCGCCCGCGGCCACGGGACGGCGTGGTACCACCGCCTCGGGACCGACGTCCTCGTGCGGCGCGGGGACGTCTGCGACGCGGACCGCATGACCGCGGTCCTGCGTGAGGCGGTCCAGCGCCTCGGTCGTGTGGACGGGGTCGTCCACGCCGCCGGGACCCCGTCCGGCGGACTCGTGCAGTTCCTCGGGGACGCCGATGTCCACGCCGGTCTGCGGGCGAAGCGGGACGGAGCGCACGCGATCACCTCGGCGCTGCTCAGGGCCGAGGTGCGGCCGGACTTCGTCGTCCACTTCTCCTCGTTGGCGGCGTTCGCCGGCGCCCCAGGGCTGGCCTGCTACTCGGCGGGCAACGCCTACCTCGACGCGTACGCGGCCCAGCTCTCCCGTGAGTCGGGGACCAGGACGCTGTCGGTCAACTGGGACCGGTGGCGCGGCGTCGGCATGGCCGAGGGGATGGAACAGCGCCACCGCGAGGTCACGGGTGAGTCCCTCACCGGGGGGATGCGGCCCACGGACGCGCTGCGGGCGTTCGACGCCGCCCTGGCGGACGCGGCCGCGGAACAGGTGGTCGCCTCCGCCGAGCATCCCGACCGCCTCGTCCACCCGGCCACCGACGGTTCCGCACCGGAGGAGGCCGAGCCTCCCTCCCGCACGGCGGCACCGGACACGGCGACCCCCTCCCCACCGGAGAGCTCCTCGCGTGAGGGCACGGAACAGTGTCTGCTGCGGGTCTGGGAGGACGTGCTCGGTGTGTCGGGGATCGAGGTCCACGACAGTTTCTTCGACCTCGGGGGGCACTCCCTCACCGCGCTTCAGGTGACGCGGCAGTGCCGGGACCGGTTCGGCATCGAGCTGACCGCGCGCACCCTGTTCACCGAACCCACGATCGCCGGGCTCGCCCGGGTCCTGTCCACGGGGGGAACCGCATGA